A stretch of the Aegilops tauschii subsp. strangulata cultivar AL8/78 chromosome 4, Aet v6.0, whole genome shotgun sequence genome encodes the following:
- the LOC109741917 gene encoding chaperone protein ClpB1-like, with translation MVEPRVYDRLGASVPRSGGHVSSDTKAVLCLGAAAAVGWAAWRYYQRRACLRKFGRDMTALAGKTDPVIGRDDEIDRVVSILCRRTKNCVALVGAAGVGKTAVAEALAQRIAAGMVPDVLAGARVIELDVGALVAGTKWRGSFERRMKDVIKQVEAADGKVILFIDEMHMLLGAGRSRRSAMDAANMLKPALARGRIRCVGATTFDEYRKYIEKDAALKRRFQKVQVEEPSMDTTIEILQALKKRHEHHHGLEIQDAALVAAAQLAGRYITAIYMKVVLYNLRERIITLEHPCCIGYINALISGRQFPDKAIDLIDEACATASKKMRQINRKKAEVNTTKSSSAKAMKEAIIIPDDVGQVVSRWTGIPVTALNQEEKDKLICLADRLHQRVVGQDEAVNLVADAVLRSRVGLDHPGQPIGSFLFLGSTGVGKTELAKALAEQLFDSEKMLVRFDMSEYVGSSSVLRLVGAPPSYRGHEDGGQLTEKVRRNPYSVILFDEVEKADPSVFNIFLQILDDSRLTDGRGQTVDFKNTIIIMTSNLGSDYLISKTARENTTISTQELLMEQVCKHFKPELLNRLSEIVIFEPLSHDKLKEIMKIQMKSIMARVATKGISLSVSDAALDTILSESYTPVSICSVHNYHMFKASCLHMTEDCFFSACSYVSVTMHQHLFVDLRCKTHKEVDAKECDDNSFQDVGQRRSR, from the exons ATGGTGGAGCCTAGAGTATACGATCGGCTGGGAGCCTCTGTGCCGCGCTCCGGCGGACACGTGTCTAGCGACACCAAAGCCGTCCTCTGCCTTGGGGCAGCCGCTGCTGTGGGCTGGGCAGCGTGGAGGTACTACCAACGCCGTGCGTGCCTGCGGAAGTTCGGCCGGGACATGACGGCATTGGCTGGAAAAACCGATCCGGTGATCGGCCGCGATGACGAGATCGACCGTGTCGTCTCCATCCTCTGCCGCCGGACCAAGAACTGCGTCGCGCTCGTCGGCGCTGCAGGGGTTGGCAAGACGGCTGTCGCCGAGGCCCTCGCCCAGCGCATTGCCGCCGGGATGGTCCCCGATGTTCTCGCCGGTGCGCGCGTCATTGAGCTCGACGTCGGGGCATTGGTGGCTGGGACCAAGTGGCGTGGCTCCTTCGAGAGACGCATGAAGGACGTGATAAAGCAGGTGGAGGCCGCGGACGGCAAGGTGATTCTGTTCATCGACGAGATGCACATGCTTCTTGGCGCCGGGCGGTCCAGGAGGAGTGCCATGGATGCTGCCAACATGCTGAAGCCAGCGTTGGCCCGTGGCCGTATCCGCTGCGTGGGTGCCACAACTTTCGATGAGTACCGTAAGTACATCGAGAAGGATGCCGCACTGAAGCGGCGGTTCCAAAAGGTGCAGGTCGAGGAGCCGAGCATGGACACAACCATTGAGATTCTACAGGCGCTAAAGAAACGGCACGAACATCACCATGGCTTGGAAATCCAGGATGCAGCTCTTGTTGCTGCTGCACAGCTTGCTGGCCGCTATATCACCG CTATTTACATGAAAGTTGTGCTGTACAATTTAAGGGAGAGGATAATCACATTGGAGCACCCTTGTTGCATTGGGTACATCAATGCATTGATTAGTG GTCGTCAGTTTCCTGACAAGGCAATTGATCTAATTGACGAGGCATGCGCCACTGCAAGCAAAAAGATGAGGCAGATTAACCGCAAAAAGGCGGAAGTGAACACTACAAAAAGTAGCTCTGCAAAGGCAATGAAGGAAGCTATTATCATCCCAGATGATGTCGGACAA GTTGTGAGCCGATGGACTGGAATTCCCGTTACGGCACTTAATCAAGAGGAGAAGGATAAGTTAATCTGCCTAGCGGACAGACTGCATCAGCGAGTTGTTGGCCAGGATGAAGCCGTCAACCTAGTCGCAGATGCAGTGTTACGTTCTAGAGTTGGCCTTGATCATCCTGGCCAGCCCATAGGCTCTTTCCTCTTCTTGGGCTCAACTGGTGTTGGAAAGACAGAGCTCGCAAAAGCTCTTGCCGAACAGCTCTTTGATAGTGAGAAGATGTTGGTTCGCTTTGACATGTCTGAATATGTTGGGAGTAGTTCAGTGTTGCGTCTCGTTGGAGCACCTCCAAG CTATCGTGGCCATGAAGATGGTGGACAACTGACTGAGAAAGTTAGGAGGAACCCGTACAGTGTCATCCTTTTTGATGAGGTGGAGAAAGCAGATCCCTCGGTGTTCAATATTTTTCTCCAAATCCTTGATGATAGCAGGTTGACTGATGGCAGAGGCCAGACTGTAGATTTCAAGAATACCATCATCATCATGACCTCAAATCTTGGATCTGATTACCTAATATCAAAGACGGCTAGAGAAAACACAACAATATCTACACAAGAGCTTCTCATGGAACAG GTTTGCAAGCACTTCAAGCCTGAGCTTCTCAACAGACTGAGTGAGATTGTTATATTTGAGCCGCTTTCGCACGACAAACTGAAGGAGATAATGAAAATCCAGATGAAGAGCATTATGGCCAGAGTAGCTACCAAGGGCATCTCTCTTTCTGTTAGTGATGCCGCGTTGGACACCATCTTATCGGAATCATATACCCCAGTAAGTATATGTTCTGTTCACAATTATCACATGTTCAAAGCCTCATGTTTGCATATGACTGAAGATTGTTTCTTCTCCGCATGTTCGTATGTTTCGGTAACCATGCATCAACAtctctttgtagacctacggtgCAAGACCCATAAGGAGGTGGATGCAAAAGAATGTGATGACAACTCTTTCCAAGATGTTGGTCAAAGGAGAAGCCGGTGA
- the LOC109741925 gene encoding uncharacterized protein: protein MDFAEISKKVDALKAELAAKSSRIAGLEARVSLLEAENAGLRKAVSEGGSGRLEAGLGGSKQKSADISGGHAVNHVIEVSDGEEEEMAVDVNEILDDDDVLITPRGKKCAAARVVSDSESEDGDENDQGHGDGEVGVTSSRKRALRGVSDSDSESEDGSEGARVVNQKPGSPLVTTGIESEDDDAELYGMEGCSTPGTKRRFARLTESQSKRMRPARRELEFFEPKNHEESEDDSKDFIDDSDCSENSADSVEEPSAGPEESDNEETIEDLMARIRGKRNAKSKDWKIEAEMLSAFDEHPELRLKAVCALYRMQTEEEQAEKATIIHNKKGFSQIDAPRGSRVAQFLLDGDAAGPLKKTAQDLEKYDRRALEFCHKMAFRYSKQLFAIYQKKEDPYFP from the exons ATGGACTTCGCGGAGATCTCGAAGAAGGTTGACGCCCTCAAGGCCGAGCTCGCCGCCAAGTCATCCCGCATCGCCGGCCTGGAGGCTAGGGTCTCGCTCCTCGAAGCCGAGAACGCGGGACTGAGGAAGGCCGTGTCTGAGGGAGGCTCTGGTCGATTGGAGGCGGGTCTCGGCGGAAGCAAGCAAAAGTCAGCCGACATCTCTGGAGGGCATGCGGTGAATCATGTCATAGAGGTCAGTGACGGTGAGGAAGAGGAAATGGCTGTTGATGTCAATGAGATTCTGGATGACGATGATGTTCTCATCACGCCGCGAGGCAAGAAGTGTGCGGCGGCACGGGTGGTCAGTGACAGCGAGAGTGAGGATGGGGATGAGAATGATCAAGGGCATGGAGATGGGGAGGTGGGTGTTACAAGCAGCAGGAAGCGTGCGTTGCGTGGAGTCAGTGACAGTGACAGTGAGAGCGAGGATGGCAGTGAGGGTGCTCGTGTTGTTAATCAAAAACCTGGTTCACCTCTAGTTACGACAGGGATTGAGAGTGAGGATGACGATGCTGAATTATATGGGATGGAGGGGTGTTCTACTCCCGGAACAAAAAGGCGTTTCGCTCGGTTAACTGAAAGCCAATCAAAGAGAATGCGACCTGCACGTCGGGAACTTGAGTTTTTTGAACCCAAGAATCATGAAGAGAGCGAGGATGATAGTAAAGATTTTATAGATGATTCAGATTGTTCAGAAAATTCTGCTGATTCTGTTGAAGAACCCTCAGCTGGACCAGAAGAATCTGACAATGAGGAAACTATTGAAGATCTTATGGCTAGGATACGCGGCAAAAGAAATGCCAAGAGCAAGGATTGGAAGATTGAGGCAGAGATGCTGTCAGCATTTGACGAACACCCTGAACTTCGCCTGAAAGCTGTTTGTGCCCTCTATCGAATGCAGACCGAGGAAGAACAGGCAGAAAAGGCCACTATAATTCACAACAAAAAGGGATTTAGCCAGATAGATGCCCCAAG GGGTTCTCGCGTAGCGCAGTTTCTTCTGGATGGTGACGCTGCTGGGCCGCTTAAGAAGACTGCACAGGACTTGGAGAAGTACGATCGGCGTGCTCTTGAGTTCTGTCACAAGATGGCTTTTCGTTACTCGAAGCAGTTGTTTGCAATATATCAGAAGAAGGAAGACCCCTATTTTCCATGA
- the LOC109741924 gene encoding uncharacterized protein isoform X2 encodes MALACACHVRRLLLLHPGAGAPARSFYAQPYQAKVGVVEFLNGVGKGVETHAAKLEEAVGGDLQRLLETRTLRLKKLGVPCKHRKLILSFAHKYRLGLWKPPAEARKVQ; translated from the exons ATGGCCTTGGCGTGCGCATGCCATgtgcgccgcctcctcctcctccaccccgGCGCCGGAGCTCCGGCGAGATCCTTCTACGCCCAGCCCTACCAAG CCAAGGTGGGCGTGGTGGAGTTCTTGAACGGCGTCGGGAAGGGGGTGGAGACGCACGCCGCCAAGTTGGAGGAGGCTGTAGGCGGCGATCTCCAGAGGCTGCTCGAGACCCGCACGCTCCGGCTCAAGAAGCTCGGCGTCCCCTGCAAGCAT AGAAAGTTGATTTTGAGTTTCGCTCACAAGTACCGTCTTGGTCTTTGGAAGCCCCCGGCAGAAGCCAGGAAGGTGCAATAA
- the LOC109741924 gene encoding uncharacterized protein isoform X1, with protein MALACACHVRRLLLLHPGAGAPARSFYAQPYQAKVGVVEFLNGVGKGVETHAAKLEEAVGGDLQRLLETRTLRLKKLGVPCKHRQSTKDEQLPLADPMAAASAPSCTRSFGLLPGSMDD; from the exons ATGGCCTTGGCGTGCGCATGCCATgtgcgccgcctcctcctcctccaccccgGCGCCGGAGCTCCGGCGAGATCCTTCTACGCCCAGCCCTACCAAG CCAAGGTGGGCGTGGTGGAGTTCTTGAACGGCGTCGGGAAGGGGGTGGAGACGCACGCCGCCAAGTTGGAGGAGGCTGTAGGCGGCGATCTCCAGAGGCTGCTCGAGACCCGCACGCTCCGGCTCAAGAAGCTCGGCGTCCCCTGCAAGCAT AGACAATCGACAAAAGACGAGCAATTGCCCTTGGCAGACCCCATGGCTGCTGCCTCTGCACCATCTTGCACTCGATCCTTTGGCCTTCTGCCTGGATCCATGGATGACTGA
- the LOC109741924 gene encoding uncharacterized protein isoform X3, which yields MALACACHVRRLLLLHPGAGAPARSFYAQPYQAKVGVVEFLNGVGKGVETHAAKLEEAVGGDLQRLLETRTLRLKKLGVPCKHCTNVGRLF from the exons ATGGCCTTGGCGTGCGCATGCCATgtgcgccgcctcctcctcctccaccccgGCGCCGGAGCTCCGGCGAGATCCTTCTACGCCCAGCCCTACCAAG CCAAGGTGGGCGTGGTGGAGTTCTTGAACGGCGTCGGGAAGGGGGTGGAGACGCACGCCGCCAAGTTGGAGGAGGCTGTAGGCGGCGATCTCCAGAGGCTGCTCGAGACCCGCACGCTCCGGCTCAAGAAGCTCGGCGTCCCCTGCAAGCAT TGCACAAATGTAGGAAGGCTCTTCTGA